agaaattttcgtcctcttgttttcttaatactctgTGAGCAAAGCCGTATATGCACACGCATTCATTCACACATTTACTAAAATTACCATAGGGTTCATGAGAGATCAAGAGATTTCGTGCCCAATGTGAACGGTGTATTATGGTTAATTGTGTGGCCAGCTGATTGTAATAAATCGCCTCAATTTGTTGCACCATGTATGTGACATGTGTTCTCCACATGACATTTGCAAAATTcaaaacaacaccaacaaaaacaaaacaattccgCATTTGTCAAACGTTTGTCTTGACATTTCTACATAACCAATAAAGGGTTACTGAAAATCTCTTCGAATCTGGAAAAAGTCTACGACTTTTGGAGCTTTGAAGTTGGTGTGCGTGTGTAATAAATCGAATCTAAAACATTCGGTTATTTTGTGTTCATTATCTCCTGGAAAACTTcgtatattttataaaacttgATCGCTCCGAGTTGACTGATCTACAGGGAATTGTGTATTTATTGACAAATTCAGTGTCACCACATATAAACGTGTTGAAGTTGCTCGAGGAAAAAtggttaaaaataaaaaggGCAAGAAAGAGATAGTTCCAACCGGCGCTGGAGCTTCATCTGGTGATGAGATGTAAGTATTCGCCTGGATTGAAATgaatttgcatatttttgggtatCCACAAAAATCGCAGACATATCATCCAATCAGATGTTTTGGGTGGTTTGAGGGGAAAGTGCTGCGTTGGCTTTACTCATTGTGCCATGTATACATTGAGTGtagtgttgttgttattgttgcaaTTGTTTTTGGCAATGCAATAATGCAGCAGCACAGAGATTTTTGTGGGTTTCAAAGCATACATAACCCAgtgcacaattttgtatagatactaATTGATATTGTTTTCGTAGTGAAACCACCAAAGTTGATGATGTCGCTATGGACTCCGATAATCCTCAAGAAGTGGAGAAGGTaaatgccaaaaataaaaagaataaacctcctaaaaaacaaaattccaagAAGAAGCAAAACGATGACTCCGATGAAGATGTTAGTGATGAAGTTGAGAGTGTTTCCAAAGGCATCAAGAAGATGCAAGTGAAGGCAGGCAAACCTGCTGAAAATAGTGACGATGACGACGAGGATGTTGAAGAGAAAGGAggcaaaaagaacaaaaaaaataagaaaaaaggttCAGCTCCAAAAAAATCGGCATTTGAATTGCTTATGGATGACGATGAAGATGAACCGCCAGCGGCGGATCCTCCAAGTGAGCCAGAGgctgaagaagaagaagaaacgcCAAAGATCACTAAGAATGCTGGTAAAAAATCCAAGAAAGCCAAACGTAAAGGAAaagacgatgatgatgacgaagaTTTGGATAAGCTTTTGGCCGATATACAAGCAGAATATGCCGGCAATGGACCACCAAAAGATGTTACTGCCAGTGTGGTATCTCCCGAAGATCTAATCGAGGAAGATTTTGGCAAAGGCaagaaaaagaataaaaagcagcagcagcagcagaagAAAGAGTCGGAAATGCCCCCACAAGAAGATGCAGATGGAGATGATGCCGCCGATGGAGAAGAAGAAGGAGGCACGGTAAAGACAGCAGctcaaaagaaaaaagaaaagaaggAACGTCAAAAGCGAGAAGCTGCCTTAGCTAAACAAAAGGCAGCCCAAGAACCCAAGCAAAAGCCAAAACCTGCAGAAGAAGTTCCCACACCTATGCCTGAGGAACAAACACTGAAAACGGAAGAGGAGGCCCCCAAAGAAACTGAAGGTGATGCTGCCGAGACTGCCGAAGCAGACACAGGAAAAGCAAGtggcaaaaataaaaagaagggTAAAAAGGACAAAAAGGCCGAAGAAGAGGAAACAAAGAAGGATACAAAGAAAAAAGGAGTATCAGCAGCCATGGTAGCAGCCATGCAGGAGCGTCTAAAGAAGATCAAGGAGGAGGAAGAACGTGAACGACAATTGGAGGAGGAAAGGATAAAGCAGGAAGAAGAACGTGAAAGGCAACGATTGGAAGCCATAAGACTGGAAGCTGAAAGAAAGGAAAAGAAGAAACAAAAGGAGCTTGAAAAGAAAGCCCGTCTTAAGGCAGAAGGTAAACTgctaaccaaaaaacaaaaagaggaCAGAGCAAGGGCGCAAGCTATGTTGGAAGCGCTTAAAGCTCAAGGTATCGAAATTCCTGATCCCAACGAGAAGAGACCCACTAGACCCGGTAAGTACATGTTGCTCTACAAATATCGCTTTTCTTGTAAACACCTTTGTCCTCCTCCCCTTTTGAAGGTACCCGCATACGTCCTAAGAAAAAGGGTCCTCAAGCTGGCGGTCAACAAGGTGAAGTAAAAACCGAGGAAGAACTAAAAGCCGAACAGGCTGCAGCAGAGGCTGCGGCTCAGGCAGAGGCAGAGAAGAAAGAAGTCATAAAAGAGTCATGGGATGCTACAGATTCTGAAGAAGAAGCGAATGATGAAACTTCCCAAGCCACTACAAATACCAATGACGAAAAAGCTGGAAATGATAACGGTCAAGAAGAAGAATCGGATGATGAagacgacgacgatgatgataaCTCTCAAGATGATGACGATTCTGGATCAGAATCCGATTCGGAATCGGACGATAAAGAAGAAGCCGTTAATGTCAACGATCCTGAAGAGCGTCGTCTTAGAGCCGAACGACGAATTCTCAAGAGGCAGGATGATGCCGAGAAAAAGCGCACAGTTGATAATTTACGTGCTGCAGTAGTTTGTGTTCTCGGCCACGTAGATactggtaaaacaaaaattttggataaattgCGAAGGACAAATGTCCAGGATGCCGAAGCTGGTGGTATAACCCAACAAATAGGTGCTACCAATGTACCCATGGACGCTATTAAGGAACAATCCAAAGTAGTTCGTAACTCTAGCGATTTTGAATTCAAACTTCCCGGCCTGCTTATTATAGATACACCTGGTCACGAGTCGTTCAGTAATCTACGTAATCGTGGCTCATCGCTCTGTGATATTGCCATCCTGGTAGTCGACATTATGCATGGTCTCGAACCTCAAACGATTGAATCCATCAATCtactaaagaagaaaaaatgtccaTTCATTGTagcattgaataaaattgatcgTCTCTATGATTGGAAACTGATGGCGCGTCGCGATATTCGTGATGTGCTCAAAGAACAAGAGGCCAACACACAAGTCGAATTCAATCAACGCACCAAGGAAGTTATTCTACAATTTGCCGAACAAGGTCTTAATGCAGCTCTCTTCTATGAAAATCCCGATCCAAAAACCTATATTTCCCTTGTACCCACAAGCGCCATTACCGGTGAAGGTATGGGCAATCTCTTGTTCTTGATTGTAGAATTCTGTCAGAAAATGCTTGCCAAAAGGCTTATGTATTCGGAGGAATTGCAAGCCACTGTCTTAGAAGTGAAGGCCATACCAGGTCTGGGCACAACAATCGATGCCATTTTAATCAATGGCAAATTGCGTGAGGGTCAAACAATGATATTGGCTGGTACCGATGGTCCCATTGTTACCCAAATACGTTCGCTGCTAATGCCACAACCCATGAAGGAGTTACGTGTAAAGAATGCCTATGTGGAGCACAAAGAAGTCGTTGCCGCTCAAGGTGTAAAGATAGCTGCTAAGGATTTGGAGAAGGCCATAGCTGGTATAAATCTATTAATTGCTCATAAACCGGACGAAGTTGAGATTTGCAAGTAATTTAAAACCAATCcgattgcttattttttgggttttgtaaaacgtttaatttttctttcagaGAGGAAGTAGCACGTGAACTGAAGAGTGCTTTGAGTCATATTAAATTGGCCTCTACTGGTGTTTATGTACAAGCTTCAACTTTGGGCTCATTGGAAGCTCTATTAGAATTCTTGAGAACATCTAAAATACCGGTAAGTTTGATGAATGTtgtgacaaaaaatatattggcGCCTAAACATATGCAACATAATATGACAGAACAAGTTATTATGACAGCACAATAACAGCCAACTGTTTTAtgcttttattcatttatttgctGATATTTGCAGTGAATGTTCGTTCACATTAAGTGTAATTATGATAGCAAGCGAAGATATTTTTAAGTAAAGTTTTCTTGTTGGATGTCACATTGAATTTTACCATGTATGTGACAGTTCCCAATTGACATATTCTTGCTATTCCAATTGCCATGTTTACTTGTTTCCAAAGTAGCTAAACAGCGATTTGTGCATTGGTGTAGGTATTGTATGCATAATCAAAAATCCGGTTATAAACTTTCGACCATTCCgtaatttgaaataaagaaattttgactttttgaaaattaaaacataaaaaaacgatttttccactttttcctattttttatacccttcaccactactgtggtacagggtataataagtttgtgcatttgtatgtaacgccaagaaggaaaagtctgagacccatcgtttagtataccgatcgtcttagaattaaattctgagtcgatttagcgatgtccgtctgtctgtctgtccgtctgtctgtctgtctgtctgttgatgtatttttgtgtgcaaagtacagctcgcagttttagtccgattgtcataaaatttggtatagggtcctgtttcggctcaaagacgatccctattgattttggataaaatcggttcagatttagatatagctgccatatatatatatatatatatatatatatatatatatatatatatatatatatatatatatatatatatatatatatatatatatatatatatatatatatatatatatatatatatatatatatatatatatatatatatatatatatatatatatatatatatatatatatatatatattcaccgatctggtcataattggcgtttatatcaaccgatcttcctcaaattccgtacatccgaatattttatgagtctcgaaaaacttgcaaaatatcagccaaatcggttcagatttagatatagctcccatatatagctttcgcccgatttacactcatttgcccacagaggccaattgtttgctccgatttagttgaaattttgcacagggagtagaattagcattgtagctatgcgtgtcaaatttggttgaaatcggttcagatttagatatagctcccatatatagctttcgcccgatttacacccaaatgaccacagaggccaattttttgctccgatttagttgaaattttgcacagggatataattagcattgtagctatgcgtgccaaatttggttgaaatcggttcagatttagatatagctcccatatatatgtttttctgatttcgacaaaaatggtcaaaataccaacattttccttgtaaaatcgccactgcttagtcgaaaagttgtNNNNNNNNNNNNNNNNNNNNNNNNNNNNNNNNNNNNNNNNNNNNNNNNNNNNNNNNNNNNNNNNNNNNNNNNNNNNNNNNNNNNNNNNNNNNNNNNNNNNccaacattttccttgtaaaatcgccactgcttagtcgaaaagttgtaaaaatgattctaattttcctaaacttctaatgcatatatatcgagcgataaatcataaataaacttttgcgaagttttcttaaaattgctccagatttaaatgtttcccatatttttatacccaccaccatagaatggtgacgggggtataataagtttgtcattccgtttgtaacacatcgaaatatcgatttccgactatataaagtatatatatattcttgatcagggagaaattctaagacgatatatcgatgtccgtctgtccgtctgtccgtctgtccgtctgtctgtctgttgtaatcacgctacagtcctcaataatgaagcaatcgtgctgaaattttgcacaaactcgtcttttgtctgtaggcaggtcaagttcgaagatgggctatatcggtccagcttttgatatagtccccatataaaccgacctccctatttggggtcttgggcttatagaaatcgtagtttttatccaatttgcctgaaatttgaaatctagaggtattttatgaccataaagaggtgtgccaaaaatggtgagtatcggtccatgttttggtatagcccccatatagaccgatctcccgattttacttcttgggcttatagaaaccgcagtatcggtccatgttttggtatagcccccatatagaccgatctcccgattttacttcttgggcttatagaaaccgcagtttttattcaatttacctgaaatttgaaatctagaggtattttatgaccataaagaggtgtgccaaaaatggtgagtatcggtccatgttttggtatagcccccatatagaccgatctcccgattttatttcttgggcttatagaaaccgcaatttttattcaatttacctgaaattggaaatctagaggtactgtgggatcacaaatacgtgtgccaaaacttgtgagtatcggtccatattttggtatagcccccatatagacccatctcccgattttacttcttgggcttatagaaaccgcagtttttattcaatttacctgaaattggaaatctagaggtattgtaggaccacaaatatgtgtgccaaaaattgttagtatcggtccatgttttggtatggtccccatataaaaagacgtcccgatttggggtcttgggcttatagaaaccgtagcttttatccaatttgtctgaaattggaaatctagaggtattttaggaccataaagaggtgtgccgaaaatggtgagtatcggtccatattttggtatagctcccatatagaccgatttcccgattttacttcttgagcttctagaatccgaagtttttatcctatttgcctgaaattggaaatctagaggtattttcggctcataaagaggtgtgccgaaa
This is a stretch of genomic DNA from Haematobia irritans isolate KBUSLIRL chromosome 4, ASM5000362v1, whole genome shotgun sequence. It encodes these proteins:
- the eIF5B gene encoding eukaryotic translation initiation factor 5B — translated: MVKNKKGKKEIVPTGAGASSGDEIETTKVDDVAMDSDNPQEVEKVNAKNKKNKPPKKQNSKKKQNDDSDEDVSDEVESVSKGIKKMQVKAGKPAENSDDDDEDVEEKGGKKNKKNKKKGSAPKKSAFELLMDDDEDEPPAADPPSEPEAEEEEETPKITKNAGKKSKKAKRKGKDDDDDEDLDKLLADIQAEYAGNGPPKDVTASVVSPEDLIEEDFGKGKKKNKKQQQQQKKESEMPPQEDADGDDAADGEEEGGTVKTAAQKKKEKKERQKREAALAKQKAAQEPKQKPKPAEEVPTPMPEEQTLKTEEEAPKETEGDAAETAEADTGKASGKNKKKGKKDKKAEEEETKKDTKKKGVSAAMVAAMQERLKKIKEEEERERQLEEERIKQEEERERQRLEAIRLEAERKEKKKQKELEKKARLKAEGKLLTKKQKEDRARAQAMLEALKAQGIEIPDPNEKRPTRPGTRIRPKKKGPQAGGQQGEVKTEEELKAEQAAAEAAAQAEAEKKEVIKESWDATDSEEEANDETSQATTNTNDEKAGNDNGQEEESDDEDDDDDDNSQDDDDSGSESDSESDDKEEAVNVNDPEERRLRAERRILKRQDDAEKKRTVDNLRAAVVCVLGHVDTGKTKILDKLRRTNVQDAEAGGITQQIGATNVPMDAIKEQSKVVRNSSDFEFKLPGLLIIDTPGHESFSNLRNRGSSLCDIAILVVDIMHGLEPQTIESINLLKKKKCPFIVALNKIDRLYDWKLMARRDIRDVLKEQEANTQVEFNQRTKEVILQFAEQGLNAALFYENPDPKTYISLVPTSAITGEGMGNLLFLIVEFCQKMLAKRLMYSEELQATVLEVKAIPGLGTTIDAILINGKLREGQTMILAGTDGPIVTQIRSLLMPQPMKELRVKNAYVEHKEVVAAQGVKIAAKDLEKAIAGINLLIAHKPDEVEICKEEVARELKSALSHIKLASTGVYVQASTLGSLEALLEFLRTSKIPYSAIRIGPVVKRDVMKASTMLEHESQYATILAFDVKVEKEAQEMADTLGVKIFQADIIYHLFDKFTAYREELKQKKRDEFKSIAVFPCKLKILPQFIFNSRDPIVMGVMVENGIVKVGTPICVPSKDFVDIGIVTSIESNHKQIESARKGQEICIKLDPIPGESPKMFGRHFEADDMLVSKISRQSIDACKDYFRDDLIKADWALMVELKKLFQIL